A segment of the Polyodon spathula isolate WHYD16114869_AA chromosome 17, ASM1765450v1, whole genome shotgun sequence genome:
TGATCTAACATCTTTTGAAAGCATATGACTTTTTTTCCTCCCTAAAAAGCCTGTTCAGCTAATGCCAATAGCTGTGTGAATCTGTGACTGTTAAGAACAAAAATGACATAAGAAAAGTTATCTGGTTGATCTGTTGCGTCTGTACagttacactgtactgtatattaaatcatGACTTTCAGTTTGCACTATACAGCTGATACTTTTAAACCTCAGAAGTAGACATGTTTACTGCTGGAGCAAGGCTCTTATACTTGCTTAACTGCCTCCAACTATGCATTTAGCTTCAACTCTGACATACACAAACATACCATGCCTTTAAGATCTTTATAACATTGTTAACTGTATTGTTGTTAAGCTAACCTGTATAGTTAGATTTTCGGCAAAGAAGCATATGTGTACAAGAAATCTAAAACACACAAGTAGCAAAGAAAGAAGTGTGCTTTTAGAATGTGATATACGATGTTAAAGTAtgcacagtgttatttttttcaattagatTTTTCACTGTCTGCAATAATGCATTGCTTTTGATTGTAATGTAATCTGAATGGATCTAGGAGGTTGAGCAGTGAGTTGATGTACTAGCCTTTCACCTCTCTAGGCCAAGGTTTGTAAGTGAAGTTAGATTGCTGCTCTGAACTAAGCCCTCAATCAACTGTCGTCCACAACTTAAAACAGCAATTCAAACAAATGCCAATGCAAAGACTATTTCAGTCTCCATTCCCGCTAATGCAGCATGTCCCtgattaacaataaaacaagcagCAAGAAAAAACTGTATggttacagaaagaaaatagatttttaatgcaatttttgatttttgattttaaaCTGTGTGCTTTCTTTTCATAGATACATTGTGCAGGCAGCCCATGAAGACGACCCAGATGTCCTGTTGAGCCAAGAAGATTTGGGTGGAAGTCAAAGTGAAAGCCGGGACCCCGAAGTGAAGGAGATTGTCAGAAATTTAATTCAAATAGGAGACGAGCTCAATAGGAATGCTGAACTTGAGTAGTAAGTAACAAGCATATGTACAAAATACCAAATTCTGCTTTTTGAACTTTGGAGAGCCTGTTCATTTTGGGGTAGTAGCTGTTTTAAACTACTGCACCAGCACAATCTTGCCTGCGAAAACCTCATAGTGAAACCAACTGTTAGTAACGTTTGATTGGGAAATGCCTTGGCCAAACCCAGCTGATCTGTTGTCAAACTAATATCATGCGTCCGTGGTCTTACATGTGTTTGCGTGGATGTGGAACTGTAAATAGGAAGTGTAAGTGATTCACTGCTTGCTGTATACACTCTATAtaagtggttttcaaccttttcatctcaagtaccagcgATTCCACCAGGGACCATCAGGTGTACCAGTAACCAGTGTGCAATcttaaacggctgttgtaaaaCAGAGACCTACCCCACCACAACCGGTTTTCTCACTGAAAATGTGACGGCATCATCAAATTATTTTGACAGCACTGAGTGACTGCTTTGGTTCCCCATCAGTAACTTTGAAAGTTCACAACAAATACCTCTCATCATAATTTGTAATTTCACTGTGATTCAGTGATACAAACAGATTGACGCATTAGGACAGAGCGATTGagggagtattgtggttgaggaatgGTGTCGTCATAAAGAACAACTGCTGCTTGTAAGCTTGTCATGTACCAGTACTATTACTcttaccacaggttgaaaaccactgctctgtaTCATCTGGTAAATGCCTATATGCCTAAAAAAGAAAGCCATCTCCAACTCTTGCTTACATATTGTGTACATAGTACAATCATCTAAAAACTGAACAAGTCCAGTTTTCAAACCTATTTTTAACATCAATCTTCTTAGCATATTAGAATAGCGATATATGCATTGTTAAGTGATATGGAATTAGTCATAGGTTAGACTGCCAAACATGTGAATGTTGATGAGCACAGAGCCCgccatttttgtgttttttaaatcccattttaaTCATGTTGTTTACCTCAGAAAGTTTTAAGGCTGTTTCAGTTTAAACATTGCTGTCGTACAAGTACTGCAGATCCAAACAATACAGCTCGCAGTGCCTCAGATTGGTAACCAGCCTTGTAGGAGTGCAAAGGCAATGTCTGTGTTTGGAATATTTGAAGTCTTACGCTTTTTGTTGACAGGTTTCTGACTTTTAACAAAATCTACtcttccaacccccccccccaacagccTGATTGATCACATCCAGCTTGACTCGGCAGATTTATTCTATGTTGTGGCCGAGAAGATTTTCGAAAATGGTATTAATTGGGGAAGAGTCGTTGCCCTTTTTCATTTTGCTTACAAACTTATATATAAGGTATGTGTTTGGTTATTTAATGCTTTCAATGTGTAGTACTGGACTAAAgtccattaaaatgaataaaaaattttaaatacttttttgtgtAGTGCAGTAAATCTACTTATAACAGGAGAGCAGTGACAAGTCAATAGAACAGGCAAGCAAGAATATACCAATAAAAaagcatatatgtatatattttcattataggTTAATAAATTGTGTTACAATAAGAGACATCCTACACATTATGTATAAACTTATTATgaatcacaaaaatgaagattgtactcacaaactgctattaaaaataaaacattttacatatttaatttactttagaATTAGGCTGCATGGTGTATGCATGGGGTGATCTCTATACACAGGATACAATCCTAACAGTGATTTCTCATTAGattttttataaagcaaaacaaatggaCATCTTGGGCCTCCAAGAGAATGATTGAGGACTATTGGTTATTTAACTGAGTTCACAAACCGAAATTGATAATTCCATTATTTTTACATTGCTATACAGGCAGTAACTACAAACTGCAGGGACATAATAAGTAAGATCATGGACTGGGCATTGAATTTCTTCAGGCGGCATGTATCACAGTGGATCAGAGAGCAAGGAGGATGGGTGAGTTATACTTTTCCTTCCCCCTTCCTTTTTGCTCACATGCATGGCAGGATTTCTGGAAACTGTAACTTGTGGGGGTGTCTTTTTGGTTTCAAATGCAGACATGCTTATTAAAGGAAGCAATATTTTTGCACACTTCAAAGCTTCTGGGGGTATCAAGTACATTGTGGCCAGTTGCACTGAAGCACAGTGATGCAAGCAAATAAGATTTCTGCAACATATGGCCCTTCCTATGGATGGTGTAGTTGCTTTAAAGGACAGACTGTATAGAATGCAATATGTAGAAAATTTGGAACTGTGAAAAAAAGCATATCCACAATTTGCATTAATAGttctgtactatactgtattttattcaaagGGTTTAAATCACAGTGGCTAtgagtttggtttttttttttttttttttttaaatcaggataATTGTGTTTAACTTCtaattttgtcttttctttttgtagGAAACTGTCCAGTATTATATCCAAAATCTTAAATGGCACAATGTGGCAATATTTGTAGCTGGTGTTCTCACAGGTGCCTTGGCTTACTGGAAGATGACATAAATAAGCTGCAGTTCTGTTTATACAGTGGAACATGTATAAGCCTCTCTGTGTGAATGACTGTATTGCACTCCAGTCTTCCAAGCCAGTAAAATCATGTAAATGTGGCTCAATGTTATGCAAATGGAAGTATCTCCGATTTCTGCAAAGAACTaagttaataaacacattttgagatAAAGGTGTATAGTTTTACAtataaatctgtcattttttattattatatatatatatatatatatatatatatatatatatatatatatatatatatatatgtgtgatgtttctcatcagcagggacagagaaaatgaatggagcaaaatacagagaagtccttgaggaaaacctgctgctctctgcaagaaagctgaaactgggacagaagttcacctttcagcatgacaacaacccaaagcacacagccaaagctatactggagtggctaaggaagaaaaaggtaaatgtccttgagtggcccagtcagagccccgacctaaatccaatagaaaatttgtggcatgacttgaagattgctgtccatcaacgctccccaaggaacttgacagagcttgaacagttttgtaaagaagaatggtcaaatattgccaaatctaggtgtgcaaagttggtagagacctacccaacagactcacagctataattgctgctaaaggtgcttccaccaagtattaactcaggggtggagacttatccaattatgatctttcagttttgtatttttatatatatatatatatatatatatatatatatatatatatatatatatatatatatatatatatatatatatatatttttttttttttttttttttctcaataaaaccttttttttccccataacagtgtggagtatggtgtgtagagaagtggaaaaaaatcctcatttaaatgcatgaaactctgaggcactgacacaacaaaatgaaaaaaggtcaatgcggtgtagactttctatagtcactgtgtgtgtgtgtgtgtgtgtgtgtgtgtgcatatatatatacacacacacacagagcctgtagtaagtattcaccccccttggacattttcacagtttattatgttacaacctgaaatcttgatgcatttaaattttgattttttttttccctttgatttacacaacctactcaacactttgaagaggcaagagaacttttattgtgaaacaacagtttatgaaaaaaaaaaaaaaaaaaaaatgaaatggttagataagtattcacccccctgagtcaatacttggtagaaccacctttggcagcaattacagctgtgagtcttttgcagtaagtctctaccaggtttgcacatctggatcgtgcaatattcgcccattcttcttggcaaaattgttcaagctctgtcaagttgtatggggattgttggtggacagcaatcttcaagtcttgccatagattctcaatcagattcaactctgggctttaactgggccactctaggacattaaCTTTCtcgtttttaagccactccagtgtcgctttggctgtgtgcttgcggtcattgtcctgttgaaaggttactctccgtcccagtcttaggccttttgcagactgaagcaggttttcctcaaggatttgcctgtatttagctccaaccattttgccctctaccctgacaagcttcccagtccctgctgatgaaaagcatccccatagcatgatgctgctatcaccatgcttcacaggagGGATGGTATTACCTGGGTGATGttctgtgttggatttgcgccaaacataacgctttgcatttaggccaaatagttcaatttttgtttcatcggaccacagaatcttttgccacatcttttcagaccCACATGCCTTtgtgcaaattccaagcggggtTCTACATGGGCTTTtttagaaatggcttccttcttgtcactcttccatataggccagatttgtggagtagcTGAGCTATTGTTGACTAATGGACAGCTTCTCGTtctcccattttttcacacaaagtgttgagtaggttgtgtaaatcaaagggaaaaaaaaaacacatttaaatgctccaagatttcaggttgtaacataataaactgtgaaaacatcagaagagggtgaatacttactataggcactgatttctttttatacacacacacttgttttgtatttttatattgattgATAAAAAAACGTTTATATTGGCTTCCAATGTTTAATGCAATTGCATTATTTAAAGGAAACCTGTTGTATTTTAGGTAGCGGATATGTTCCTTGAAGTACTGTATAAACTGTGATACATTAAGCTTCATAACCGCTATACTTGCAGGGGTTAATGTATGACAAAGCTGCACTATCATTTCTATCAATTAATGTACTCTGCTAAGAACAAGAATTTGctacaataacaaatatttagCATATCAATTATACCTTTACATTTTCATTGgtgttattttacataaaaatgcaCATCATTTGCAGTTTACATAAATGGCAGTTTAATGTATTTTCAGAACTGTGAGCTACTTATCGCTACACGGACCTctatcactgcactgcactggaagTTATACGGTATGGTATTCTTTATGAGTAGGGTTAAGGGTAAATGCAATGTAGCTGACCCTGTCTCTTCTGTTTTGTGAGGACCATGAAGTGAGACCCTATGTATAGTATTTGTTTAACGTCAATTACTATTAGGTGATTGCTCATCttactcctgtgtgtgtggtttttcttcttttaaatatatttaaaaacatttatttgtaatacTGTGTTGTTCTAGTAAATGTCACTGATCTGTGAATCTACCCTGTGTACTGTGCATTAATGTCTCTCAACATCATTAGCCTTATCCTATTGCCACTTCCTAGTACTGGTTTGGTTTACAAATATGTGCTTtgctacagttttattttataattgggCTCACAGTACATAGTGTACTTTTAAACTGggatgtgtgtatgtgagtgtgtgggGGTTATAGACACATAATACATCCCATTAGTTTCCTGATGTGCATTTAGCCAACAGCTGAAGTGCAGACTTTTAGAATTGTGCCATATTCCCCATTTCGATCTGCCACCATTGTGCCCATCTGTTCATTAACAATGAGGATAGGAAGCAGTTTGTGGTTGTTTACAATGTCCTCATTTAATTGGAAACACTCTTCACACATTTAGCAACCCAGAAATGCCCTTTGTTTTCCTTCTCCATTCAGACCACGAGAAAGTAGTTTCATCAGCACCAAGCCCTGGCGGTGTATACTGGTtattttgtacaataaataaattggtGCGGTCTTGCAGCATGTACAGCATCATTTTCgaccttttaaatgaaaaatatacaaaGGTAATCAGACCATACAGATGCTGGAATTGTCTTTTTTCTTAATCAATGTATTTAGTGTGTAATCAATCACTAACTCATTACATGTTATATGCAAGTCAATTTTTTTGTAGAATTAGTTTTGTTTGAGGAGGTGTATTTTTTTCAACCCGTATTTTATTGCCAAATCACTTAAATGAAAACCGTACAATATTGGGTACAGTGTAATATTGCTTTAGCTGCTGCAAGTCTGTATACTAGGGAAATTTGGTAGTGCCACCCACTGAACAGTAGATGTCACAGTATGCACAGAAGACAACATTGTCATGCATATGGATATGCAATACTAACAAGGCGGCAATCTCAGAGTTGGGTTTTCTATTCCATGAACTTTTTTGTATCTGAGGGTGGTATTAgatttatgttatatttaaaacaaagaaatctaaTAAAGGTTggaaatctgaaaaaacaaaataccctGCTGAACACTTTTCCTGTCAAGTGTCCCCACATTGGAGTTTCTATTTTCAGGGGAGGTTGAGGTTACTGTGGATGTAGGGAAAATGGAAAACCCAGTGCAAAGCAGGGGGACTTCACAATCACTTGGTGGTGGTGGCTCAGTAGGAAGCACAACTGCCTTTAAACCCTACCAAGGAATATCCAAGACAGAGGTGCAGTGTGTGTCAGAGTAAATCGAGGTTTCTTTTGTATTGTAAAAGCTAAACAGGACATGGACTCCAAGGTGTATCGATCCTCATTGATTACTCCAAAGGCCAAGGGCGACAGACTAACCTATCTTAGGATAGGTGATCCATTTCTTCTTCAAATACCTTCTTCAGAtttgaagccccccccccccccccccccccccccccctgccattCACCTTTGGGAGAGAAATACATCCTTCATCCTCCTATTGGTAATAtgtaaagaatacaatgttttaaatttttactTGTGTGTTCAGTCTAGTAAACCACagaatacaaaacagaacaaaacaaaaaagagctGCCACATTTGTGCATTACAAGTATAAGAAGTAAGGCATTAGGCATTCTGTTTGATTATTCGTATGAGACCCTAGCCCTAGTTGTTTTTCTACAGATAAGAGCAGCGCACATGACCTTATAAATCCTTGTATACACAATGATTTCGGAACCATAGCAAGACCGCATAGCTTGTCTCTATCACCGCCAACAAGTCAATCTGGGATGAATTCTGATCAACCGCATTTATATAATTTAGTCCAGGTGATCTCATGTCTTATGCTCTCCAGAATAATCACCAAATGAGTATGTTTTGTCCCATGGTGTACAGACAAAAAAAGAGCTTCTGAATTCCACCCCAGTCAGATGTTCTTCAGTGGTGGTTCAACGGTTCatttgtacagtattaaaaacaatatataaatgcaAGCGCCGTTCCATTCCATGCATTCTATTCTAAAGTCACATTccttctttttttgtgttgatgtaAATAGAAATGCACTGCTGTGTTGGTTGCTTCTCTGATTTAAAGATTAGTACCTTGTGAATACCTGCTTTCCACCTCACAGGAGTCTTTTGCAGGGTTTCTTTAGTGCTGTTGAATTGAACACCTCTCCCATTGCTTCAGGCTTTGCACAGAGCAGTTGGGGTCTTAAACCTCCCTTACCACCTACACTGCCAATTAAGAGGACTTAAAGAGGGCTTTTGTACACATTAGATTATTGCAATGTCAGACTTCATCCTGTAGCATTCCAAACTGCAAATACTGTTGTGAAAATACATTGATTTCccttttttaaaaggtttcaagagtcatttaaatatgtttttgttatcctTAATAGCATTGTCCCATCTAGCATGCTACCTTCTTAACTGGGGTGCCTTCTATTTTAGAGAGAAATATCCAAGCCTTTTACTCAATTTGGATCTGAAGAACCATCATAAACAGCTGTAACTGAGAACCCTAGTTTTGCTTTGATGAAGTAGCTGGCATGGAATTTGTTCAAGGTTACTTTATTTTGGACACATAAACTTTTAATTGGTTAGCCGTGTTAGTAAGTGTTTGTCTCTTTAGTTTACTATATCAACACAGTGATCCTGCTTGCAGTGGAAGTCTTTTAGCGTTTGAGTTGGTGACGAATGACTCTCAGCAATGCAAACAGGCCTGCAAAGCACATACTTTGGAAAGTTTTCTTACATCCGCCGGCAGACTTGTTCTGACCCAGTTACTAAGAATGACTGAAGGTGAGCATAAATAACCTGAAACTGTTGTGAAAGAAAACATGCCTGCCATTTAGAACATAGATAGTGGCAGACTACACCAGGACATGCCATAGAGCAATGGTTGATTTTAGAAAGCTATATACCAACTGTTCCTTTTCAATGCACACTTCAAAAGGGAACGCAGCCTATTGGGTCACACAACAGTTGTTTTTTGGGATTAATCCTCATGTTCTCAATGTTCCCAACCAACGCTTACCAAGATTAGCAAATAAAAAACctggttttatttgaatattagaagaaataataaaaacaaataattatgcaCATATCAATTAATATCCAGTAGGTAGGTATTTGGGTTAAAATTATAACACTATGTTTTCATGCCATTATTTACCCGtacttaaattttaaaataaaaccataaccCCCATTAAACATTGATTTGAGGTGGATTTGTGCGATCTGCAAACAGATAACAGAGCCCAGTGTCTGATGTGGGCTGTATTTATGTCTTAATCAGCAAGGCTAACAATTAATTAACTGTGCTGGGTTATGCCCTGTATCAACTAGGAAGTATACAGGTATGTGTTACTAGAGGACGGGAAGCAATTATTAATAATTAGAGTTTTGTGCCTGAACCATAGtagtgcaggctactgtagtGTCACAAATCAATGAAAATATTACaacctttaaaaagtaaaaatcacCACATTTTATTAATGCCTGTGGGTGTGGAGTAGCCGGGCACATGGCTGGTCACATGGACTGAGGCCCTCCATGTTTAAAGTGCACAGTTCTAACAGCATTGGGGAGAGGTCAAAGGTGAAAACGCAATTAGCTTGGCCACCAGCCTGAGAAGCCGTGTGATTAGATGTCTGCCTGGATATATTCACCATGTGTTAAAGTCAATAATGGTCAAAATGTCATCAAATTCTTCTGCCATTGTGTATACAGagatatactgtattgttttactgaTGTTGTTCAAATAATACCTCAGCTCTTATATACCTTCTCTGATTGCATACTGCGATTACCACTCGTGACAATGAAAAAGATCGTTCTTCAGTGCCTTCAATGGTGAAAACAACTAATTTACCACTggagacattgagaaagacaatCAGTTGTCTGATAATACTAAATTTCTGATGAGAAAACAGGTCTAGACTTGTGCGTCAATATGTTAGGATCTTCCTGTAAACCTTATTCTACTACCGCACTGTGGAAAATGAAGACATCACTttaactgtatacagtacattctaAATACCTTTTGAAATGGAATGTTACCCGATAAATACCCGAGTGGGGATTTCAGAGCTGCTGTAATCCCGCTATTAGGAAGGTTTGGAATCTCCCAGGAAACCTAGATAATTGTATGTgttaactgccccccccccccctgcattaACTCCACGCTTTCTTCAGCCAGACTTGCCAGGCATCTCTGTTGATCACTTTTGCTGACCTTCCTCTCCTGGTTAAGTCAGTGTTAAAAGACAGATGACTCTATCAGGTTACATCAGTCTGCCATTGAGCATTAACTAAGAGGAGTCTACGTCATATATGTTTTACCAACTGAAGAATGATGCACTACATTAGATACAGCTGTTATGTACAAAAAACAATCACTTGGAACCAAACAATCATTGGGACATGGAATCCCCGCATCTCTAAATTAAAAAGTACCTAGTGAAACTTTGATTTTACCTGCAGAGTAGCACTCAGCTAGAATACCACTCTATATTCATTCCAAAATTTCAACAGATATTAATAGCCTGATTGACATGCTGCACTCTAACATTGTGACCTGATCCACAGATCAAAGTGGCAGGGAGTCATTTCCTATGAAACAGTATCTGTGTGTATGCTGTATCATGCAGTGATGTACAAATATAATTCTTCCACCCAGTAACATTGCAATGGGTATCTAAATAGTCCCATTAATTAAATGAGTATAATGAATTAAATCTAAAGTATATTAGATGGCTCATGTGTGTGCCCTTTTATATAAAGGACTATTTAGTGCCACTGCATTGAAGATCATTTTGTAAGGATTTGTCTCTTTTCATGCATATCTGCACACAGACAGATGTATATTCATCAGTACTGGCATGATGCCACAGCACAGTGGGTATTAATTACCCATCAGTTCTGCACATCTAAATGTGTGAACAATGCAACTAGATATAAAGAACAGATCAAAAATGATTGCGCTGCATCATTTCTATATTGTGGTTCACACACTTAATAACTGTGCCATTTTCTACTCTTTCAACGAAGGCCTAGAATGCACTAAGCAAATGTCAATCTCAAATGATTTTCTTTCATCTGAAACCATGTTAACAGCCAATACATATGTGTGCTTATGTGCCCCAATCCAAAGCCCTTATGTATaaacatacatttctgtttttatttaaactgcttaAAAAGAAGGAATTTAAATATGAACCCATCACAGCTCAACTGCATTGCTGACAAGTTCTGACCAAGCCCTGAGAATTATACCCACAACACATCCCTAGAGCACATGCTCAGGCCTGCTCACACTTGAGCTCAAGACCAAGGAAGCAAATTGGTCTTGATGTTCTGTCATCGATGATTGTAGCTGGGCTACCCCCACTCCCTTTCCCAGTGTGTAAAACAGCTCTCACATACATGCCAAAGATAGCATTACACAATTAGGGGGTCTTTACTCTTATTTCAGCCTCGTCAGATCAGTGACGACAGGCTGTGGTGGCAGTTCTCTGCGCTCTGGC
Coding sequences within it:
- the LOC121329741 gene encoding apoptosis regulator BAX-like, with the protein product MFFVFVSADSIDERINEQAGLVLRGYIVQAAHEDDPDVLLSQEDLGGSQSESRDPEVKEIVRNLIQIGDELNRNAELEYLIDHIQLDSADLFYVVAEKIFENGINWGRVVALFHFAYKLIYKAVTTNCRDIISKIMDWALNFFRRHVSQWIREQGGWETVQYYIQNLKWHNVAIFVAGVLTGALAYWKMT